One Ranitomeya variabilis isolate aRanVar5 chromosome 4, aRanVar5.hap1, whole genome shotgun sequence genomic window, TTTGTTCATgctgttttctattagactgtgagctgtcattgtcttggtgaataagtCAAATTTTTTTACAGAACTTGCCATTTTTcctgacagtttaagtagaaatgttaaaaaatataaaatttgaggatattttattctaaaataataatttttttttcttggtaGGTGACTGTACCAAgaaatcagagggacagctgacatcttcaatttttaaatcagatgatcttgagatccaaAAGGATACAATtagagtgaatgccattactccagatataccatcatcccctcACAgcgaagatctgtcatctgatcctttgaaagaGGTCTTGTCTTCTTATTTATTACCAGCAACTAAAGCAAATCATAGTCGcaaaataaacattaaaaaacaaATTACTTATAAATCAAGGAATCCATTATcatgttcagaatatggaaatagttttcccctcgaaaagtcttttcttaaacataAAAAGcttcacacagcagagaatagattttcttgttccaagtgtgggaaatgttttaactggataTCAgtttttgttaagcaccagagaactcacacaggggagaagcctttttcctgttcagaatgtgggaaatgtttcaaccagaaatcagatttggttaggcaccaaagaactcacacaggggagaagccattttcatgttcagaatgtgggaaatattttacacagaaatcaaaaCTTGTTTGTCACCAGAgaacgcacacaggggagaagcctttttcctgttccgaatgtgggaaatgttttaaccaaaaagagAATCTTGCtacacaccaaagaactcacacaggagagaagccattttcctgttcagaatgtgggaaatgttttaattgtAAATTAagtttggttacgcaccagagaacccacacaggggagaagccgttttcttgttcagaatgtggaaaatgttttatccagaaatcagatttggtcaggcaccagagaacccacacaggggagaaacctttttcctgtttagaatgtgggaaatattttatccAGAAATcctatttggttaagcaccagagaactcacacaggggagaagcctttttcatgttcagaatgtgggaaatgttttaaccagaaatccgatttggttaagcaccagagaagtcacacaggagagaagcctttttcctgttcagaatgtgtgaaatgttttacaaataaatcAAATCTCATcacacatcaaagaactcacataggggacaagcctttttcatgttcagtatgtgggaaatattttaaccagaaatcagatttggttaagcaccagagaactcacacagggaagaagtctttttcttgttcagaatgtgggaaatgttttacccgaaAAGCGCATCTTGATCACCACCAGAGAACTCACCCAGAGAAGGCTTTTTCAGGTccttaatgtgggaaatgttttaaatggaattcAACTCTTAAAAAACATCAGAGAAATCGAgcaggggagaagccttattcatgttcagaatgttggaaatgttttaactgaagattgtattttcttaaaggagttgtgCACTGCTATGGCAATCCTTTGTCATTCATCATGTATggctttgttaaaataaaaaaattcatacTCGCCTTCCGTGCCGAtactgttccagcagtgtcggcaatcGCGTTCCCGGGGCTCATATGAGGTTGTTACATTACAccagccctgcacccaatcagctcCGGCTTTACTTTCTCCTCCTTCGGACGTGTTGGAACATCAACAGGAAGCCTGGGCTGCGACTTCTCTTTGAATAAGTCttattgttcaatttgtccaaaggtgAGAACAGTGACGCCTATGCTAATTGGACGCAGGGTTCATATGACATAACTACCGTATtgttcagattataagacacacttttttgccccaaatttctgGGGGAAATGGGAGTGTGTCTTATAATGCGGACGTACCTTACCGGCCGCGGCAGAGCAGGGTCCCTGGGTCGCTGCTGGGGGAGACAAgaatggagcgttgctgcaggctgggattagggggtgttcagatgtgcaGTGCATCGCTGCGTGTGTTCggcgctgcggggggctctgctgacattttgtgaaagcctggagcccccgcaATAACATGCTTTCCTATGCGGTGGAGATCCCGAGATCTCCAATAGTGATATTACTTTGCATGTGTTCTGGCCCTACTTATATCATTTAACCTGTAATGATCATACCCCAAGTGTTCCTGAAGCCAGAAATTGCCATATGTTATCTCTCAGGAGTACTCTAGATGAGTTTGCGAGCTTGATACAATTTTTGCAAAAGACCTACAGTCATCAGGGATGGATTTGAGATCTATAGATTCTCCCAATTATCCCAATATGCATATTTTGGAGTTTGCTTGGATTTGCATGCCAAATAACCTTTTTATTAAAGCTAATGTGTTTTTCCTGTAGGAGCCTAATCTCCTGCACTCCAGAACATGTGTAACAAGTGCGCATCTCCAGTTCCACCTCTTGGACAATCTACATTCGAACATACTCCAATTCTAAAAAGAAAACTCAGTGTTCTATATACTGTATGAACAAGGTGTATCTGCGAGAGACTAGTAAATATTTATTCCGTATAACCGATGCCGCAGAGCAAAACTGAGTCAGATATACATGCCTAAGTTGTAGGTATCGAAAGAAGAGGCCATGAGGCAATCCAAACTCTTACAGTTTGTTAAAGTGTTCGATTTCCTACTAATTCAGGGGtgaggaacctcaggccccagggccatttacggccctcgatgaccttttatcaggctccgagcagattctcagagaccgcattcttgggcagggagatgtattttgattacaactagctcattaattatagtgctttggaacaaagcactatactgttattccatcgtggtaaacttcttattattattatggtgcttgaaccctctaggttcaagcaacatattgtaatccgatttcttatattttattattattatggtgcttgaacctcctaggttcaagcaacatattgtaatccgatttcttatattttcttattattattattattcttctccgcgttttctgcaattaatgcggcccgaaccgctcggcgcagagaccccgttcaggtggtgtttcgaagccctcggtggggacaggtgtgctatagtcgatccgatatgtagttttttaaaaaatcgcatttttaaaaaaaaaatttcccataggaaataatggtgaactttccattacccccaacttgaccttccaaagatggcagctatgtaaatgtatggtgtccattttaggacatgatcatttatcaaagtcaaacatcagaataaagtgactatgacaccctctcgtcccgtgtgtgaaaagtaagtgccccccggccccgtgtgtgaaaagtaagtgcccccccggccccgtgtgcaaaagtaagtgcgcccccagccccgtgtgcaaaagtaagtgcgcccccggccccgtgtgtgctaaagtaagtgcgccccggtcccgggtgtggaaaagtaagtgcgccccggtcccgggtatggaaaagtaagtgctcccctggtcccgtgtgtgaaaagtgctgctgtaaagctggcagcgctgttcaagcaccatgtattttcttcaggaaatgcccatctagttattattattcttcttcttctccgcgttttccgcaattaatgcggcccaaaccgctcggcgcagagaccccgttcaggcggcgtttcgaaggccgaaggggacaggtgtgctatgacttttatagtcgatccgatatgtagattttatttaaattgcatttaaaaaaaaaaaaattcccataggaaataatggcgaactttcctttacccccaacttgaccttccaaagatggcagctatgcaaatgtacggtgtccattttaggacatgatcatttatcaaagtcaaacatcaaaataaagtgactatgacaccctctcatcccgtgtgtgaaaagtaagtgcccccccggccccgtgtgtgaaaagtaagtgccaccacggccccgtgtgtgaaaagtaagtgcccccccggccctgtgtgtgaaaaataagtgcccccccggccctgtgtgtgaaaagtaagtgcccccccggccccgtgtgtgaaaagtaagtgccccccggccccgtgtgtgaaaagtaagtgcccccccggccccgtgtgtgaaaagtaagtgccccccggccccgtgtgtgaaaagtaagtgccccccggccccgtgtgtgaaaagtaagtgccccccggccccgtgtgtgaaaagtgccccccggccccgtgtgtgaaaagtaagtgacccacaactctgccctgtatataggagtctgtatatagggggatgtctgtatataggagtggtgtctgtatatagagggatgtctgtatataggagtggtgtctgtatatagagggatgtctgtatataggagtgatgtctgtatatagggggatgtctgtatatagggggatgtcagtatataggagtggtgtctctatatagggggatgtctgaatatgggAGAGatgcctgtatatagagggatgtctgtatataggaatggtgtctgtatatagagggatgtctgtatataggagtggtgtctgtatatagagggatgtctgtatataggagtggtgtctgtatatagggggatgactgtatataggagtggtgtctgtatatagggggatgtcagtatataggagtggtgtctctatatagggggatgtctgaatataggagagatgtctgtatatagagg contains:
- the LOC143767734 gene encoding uncharacterized protein LOC143767734 isoform X4: MDMDRDKMAERILHLTLEILFRLTGENYTVVKKTSSERCQDPVSEGWGRPLSPIMGPPPHPLIHEDINDQKILELLSMMIELLTGEVPIRYQDVAVYFSMEEWEYLEGHKDLYKDVMMEVPQPFTSPDLSSKRTTPERCPHPLFPQDCKQEDPNVPQDHQGEDLTHINTTETYVRGDEWCKEEIPTYDYPGDCTKKSEGQLTSSIFKSDDLEIQKDTIRVNAITPDIPSSPHSEDLSSDPLKEVLSSYLLPATKANHSRKINIKKQITYKSRNPLSCSEYGNSFPLEKSFLKHKKLHTAENRFSCSKCGKCFNWISVFVKHQRTHTGEKPFSCSECGKCFNQKSDLVRHQRTHTGEKPFSCSECGKYFTQKSKLVCHQRTHTGEKPFSCSECGKCFNQKENLATHQRTHTGEKPFSCSECGKCFNCKLSLVTHQRTHTGEKPFSCSECGKCFIQKSDLVRHQRTHTGEKPFSCLECGKYFIQKSYLVKHQRTHTGEKPFSCSECGKCFNQKSDLVKHQRSHTGEKPFSCSECVKCFTNKSNLITHQRTHIGDKPFSCSVCGKYFNQKSDLVKHQRTHTGKKSFSCSECGKCFTRKAHLDHHQRTHPEKAFSGP
- the LOC143767734 gene encoding uncharacterized protein LOC143767734 isoform X3, whose amino-acid sequence is MIVHNLTFFLIRFLINCIFCIDIYKICLGPSRMDMDRDKMVERILHLTVEILFQLTGEDYTVVKKTSSERCQAPVSEGWGRPLSPITGPPPRPLIHEDINGQKILELTYKMIELLTGEVPIRCQDVTVYFSMEEWEYLEGHKDLYKDVMMEVPQPLTSPDLSSKGLMPERCPRPLLPQDCKQEDPSVPQDHQGEDLTHINTTETHVMGDERCKEEIPTYDYPGDCTKKSEGQLTSSIFKSDDLEIQKDTIRVNAITPDIPSSPHSEDLSSDPLKEVLSSYLLPATKANHSRKINIKKQITYKSRNPLSCSEYGNSFPLEKSFLKHKKLHTAENRFSCSKCGKCFNWISVFVKHQRTHTGEKPFSCSECGKCFNQKSDLVRHQRTHTGEKPFSCSECGKYFTQKSKLVCHQRTHTGEKPFSCSECGKCFNQKENLATHQRTHTGEKPFSCSECGKCFNCKLSLVTHQRTHTGEKPFSCSECGKCFIQKSDLVRHQRTHTGEKPFSCLECGKYFIQKSYLVKHQRTHTGEKPFSCSECGKCFNQKSDLVKHQRSHTGEKPFSCSECVKCFTNKSNLITHQRTHIGDKPFSCSVCGKYFNQKSDLVKHQRTHTGKKSFSCSECGKCFTRKAHLDHHQRTHPEKAFSGP